Genomic DNA from Cucurbita pepo subsp. pepo cultivar mu-cu-16 chromosome LG13, ASM280686v2, whole genome shotgun sequence:
CCTGTGGATTCTTTTTGGAAAAGTAAATTCTGAAGAGCTCCCAGGAGACCGACGTGCTTGATGCCCAATCATATCCAGGTTCTGATGGTGTTGAAGAACGAAAAGATATCACCATTATTACTGCCATCTTTCTCTAGACAAAGACACAAGCTGCcggaaaaaaagtaaaaaagtttagaaatttgGAACGAAGTACTTAGATTTTGGCCAACCAAATGATGAGAATATATGGACATAAATTCATCAAGTGCCTAAGCGACTGGATCGCGGAAATTCCAAGCAACATAACCAACATTAGTCTTACTATAATTATAGTGGAAAATTAAATACTCCTGTTCAAGTAGCTTCAAACCTTCACATTGAGGTTTTCTAGTTGAATGTTAAAAACTCAACTCTAGAGGGGTGTTTAGGGTAGGGGTGTGGGGTTCTTGGTTTGGCTTTTGTGTTTGAAACTGTTAGGAAttacgaacctccacaatggtatgatattgtctactttgagtgtaagctctcgtggctttacttttgatttctccaaaaggcctcataccaatgtagatgtatttcttatttataaacccatgatcgtccccttaattagccaacgtgggactccctccctaCAATCctcaacgtgggactccctcctaCTTTGCACGttctaaaataaatcataGGAACTCATAACCCCGTGAACCAATTGCCTCTTAAGAACAGTTTGAAGTCAAGTGATTGCTTTTACTTTTCCTGGTCGAATTTCATAGGCGAAcgagagaatgagaatgattgATCTTGCTTAGCCAAAAAGCTGACTTGGGCTATTGCCAGAAGTTAATATTGAACTCATTTAAGGAGTCAGGTTTCGGTTCCTATAAGAACATGAATAGGAGTTTTTACCATTTAAAACACCCAAATATTGCAGGCTTTACGGGTTCTGTTCCCCATTCTAGATAAAGTCTCAACACCTTATAATCAGTTCATCACACGTTTAAAATTGCAAGGGAGAATATGAAACCAACCTGACGAGCAACTTGAGACAGCTGTCGACTCTCCCTCGTTGATTCTTTGTTCAAGTCAGACCTCTCAAACTCGGACTCAAATTTGAGTTTCTCACCCAACCACCTTTTTGCATTGCTCTTTCCAGGAGAAATATTTTCATCAGAAATGCCCATGGCTTCCCTCTTGCGTTTGCTTTGTCTAGTACATCTGATCATCATTTTCTTGTCTGTTGATGTGAGTCCGGTATCCAAGCAGtttaatttcttcatcttcctctgATGCTTAGTTGTGTTGGAATGATCTTCACCAGATTTCCCACTATCATTAACTTGATTAATGGAAGTCCTACATGGAGACAGTACAAAAGACATATCGCAAGGATTGGTTGGCTGATCAGGCAAGTGACCATTTAAAATCCCTCTTTTCATGTTTCCTTTTGGTTGACCTCCATTAGAATTTCTACTTGCATCTTtgtaattatcaattttatgCTCCTTCGGCAAACATGAATTTTGTGTCACATTCCCACTATCAGCCATCAGAGATGGTTGATACTCACTTTTATCAGAACTCACGTCACCCTCTTTCAAATGTGGACCAGACGTCCTTCTCAATGTATGGATCTTTACAGATCTCTTCAACACAGCATCATGTACATTCTTCCGTATATCTGTCTTTCCAGTTCTGGTCGAGAGGCCTCTTTCCTCCTTGTCCCTTCTTTTTACTAAAGGTTCGTTTTCCTCAAGGACTTGGCTATCTTTTACATCAATACCTAAAGATAAACTATAATCCAGGAAATTCCTTTCTAGTGCATGAATTCTCTGGGGGCATCTCTTCCTAGATGATCTATGCTCCTTAGTTCTCACTACCGTGGAGGTAGAGTCAGAATCATGAGAATGGACAATGTCCACTTGAGAAACAGAAGATTGTTCGATAGACTTTGGCACACTCTTGGACATTGCTTGGGCTATCTGTTCCATCTTTGTGTTCTTCAAATTAGAAGACACTGCTTGCAGTTGTGATGAGGACGGACTGGAAGAATCCGGCTCAAGGGTAGACTGACTGGAGAAAGTATtgtctttcttctccttctccaacTGGGATTGCACCTCTTTCAACTGTATTCTAAGATCTGTTATCACATCCTCTGCCTCGTGAAATTGTGCTTCAagttcttcaacttttttccTGTGGCATAATGATGCTATTTCTATTTCATGCGTCTGCAAATGAGAATGGTATAACCATTTGGATGACATAAGAAAGAACAGTTGGAAGTGGCTACTGCAATAATGATGCAACATTTAATACAGAATTTTGCAAAGTAAAAAATGATAACTGCActtttatgaattttgtttaaGCTTTCAAGTAAACTCTCAAGTGCTTAGGTAACCACGTCCTTACACACAATCAAAGTGGAAAATAACCATTGTATGATACGAGCAAGAAATGAAGTCGAAGAACATGTCATTGCATAGTAGAATTTTACAGTACCATTACAATGTAGAAAAGCATAGGTGGATAACAAACCATCAGAAACACATAATGATACAATAAGCCTATCCAGAAGAGACATTGAGACAATTTACACAatcattgaaatttgaaaacaaataagaaggaagaagacaaagtgaaaataaaattttttaaaagaaaaactaccTTAGAATCGATCATGTTCTTCAAGCGAAGGAGCATCCTGTGCGCCTCGTCCTTGACAGAACAAAGATCCTGCTGGAGACAAAGAGCTTTGCGCTCGGATACCATTACGCGAGCCGCTGCCTCCTTCACCGTGTTCAGAATTATGTCAGCGTAAGCCTTTTTGAGAGCCACCATTTTCTGAAAACACTCAAAGAGattcaaataacaaaaaaatgcaATGCTTTCCGACGCTTCAGAAACTCGAAAATCAGGAATCAGAGACAAacgaaaagaaatcaaatcagTAGAGAAGTAAAGTTGGGCGTCTGTTGAAGGAATGAACGAAGGTAATCAGATGGAGAAAATGCGGAACAGAATAGTACCTGGTGTTCGTCCTCCATGGCtgagtaaataaaaacttcGATCTCGGATGGAGCAGAAGCGGAACAGAAAGATCAACGGAACTCAACTCAAAACTTCAGCTTCGAACTCTAACCTCTTCTCATTCCATGAACTTTCCTTGAAAATCAAGTTTGAATTTGCTTAGATTTGGGTTTGTTCTTTAGCTGATGGGGATGGTAGCTTGGGGCGCAATTCGGCGGGGGAGCGGTTTCTGTTACGATGAAGGAGGGCAAGAAAACGACGATATTCAGAACAGTGCGTTGTTGAAACGACTGCGTTTTGAGAAAGTTCCCACGTAAGCCATTCAGATCCTTGTTTTCAAAGGCGCGCAAGAACGAAGGAACTTCGAGTGTGGGACCCAcgaggaaaataataataatttattatttattattttcacagCGCGGTCTCAACTtttccaatttcaaattttgaaacacGGTCGCACATTCCATTTTTTAACCTCGTTCAATTTCAACTTGCAAATAGCTTTATTTTTCCTGttaattaactatttattattatccaCGTCAcgttaaattatgtttaaattatatatattaaatcaaaattttaattttttaaaaaaggtatTCCATAACacgtaaatttaaaaatattttaattaaaatatattttaatccgttgagttatatttattgataaatttgGCAGGAAGAATTATATAACTATTAgtggaattaaatttaaatttttattaatttatggcAAAGTCTTATTTAATCTATGAATGAATACATGAACTTCTTCTTTTaagttgattaaaaaaaatttaattattgataatttacaatatatatatatattttaaaaaagtaattataaattcattacGCGTTAAAAAGTTTAATCCACAAGAAACTATTTAAACGTTACGATGGTTTTAAAAGTAAGTAcggagaggaaaaaaaatccctTGAAATCATGATTGAGTTGAcagactaaaaaataaaaaattgtcgAAATTGTTCTAAAAtgtagagaagaaaaaattcgaataaaatagaattgaaaaatcGTGAGATTAGTGGTGATATAAGCGTGTAATAATGGTAAGAAAGTAGAATTAATGGGTCAACAAATCCATGATTAAGCACACCTTTTTCTCCACCACAAGCACCATAGGACTTTGGATAAAGACCGAAAGAATGCGTCTATATAAATCGTTTCTAACGCgtctttacattttttttaaaacaataataaaaaattaaaattttctattaatagTTCTAGGGTTTAGTGCCtacattaaacaaaaatataataattataaattttaaaacatcagAATTAAATTGATAGTAATAATTTAACTAGCCTTCAGgtcaattaataaatataatctatattatattaataaatttataacacGTATAAGACAAGTTATAATTAATCTAGTCATTTATTTCATATagaaacaacaataataaatttagtgaATACTAAAAAGCCTCTTCAATAAATAATAGCTTATTGAGcgtagaaaataattaattacataagACAAgcgaatttatttatttttttgaatcaaAAGATTTATCATAAAGaagtatataatttaaatagaaaaaaggaaaaagtgtGGATGGTATTTATTGTGAATAATttatggaaataaaataaaataaaataaaataaaataaagagaataAATTCTAGTAGGGTAAAACAAGGGGCAAGAAGGCAAAAGGATGGTGGGTGGGCCCCGACAAGCATAGCCCACTGGTCAAAATTCTCGAATTTGACCCATCTTAGTCAAACCGCCTCTAATcacttcatttatttaattacactTTTTTCAATTCTAGTTATTTTCCGTTTtcctaaattatatttgacTTAATCAATATTATACATATAATNGGGGGGGGGGGGGGCAAAGTTgtcatttcattatttaaaaaaaaaaggttttagttttttctgttgaaaatttgtatttatctCCTTAGTAGAAAAAATAGGCTATTTTTGTTGTAGATTGAAGTCAATGCCTAAAAGTCAaaccttttcatttatttagaCAACTCCAGCTCAACTTCAACCTCTTTTTACTCTCTTTGTTAAAAtaaccttatttttttatataaatttaccTTTTAGTCCTCTCtcttaaaagtaattaataaaagaaacaaaaagaaagttcCCCCGATTAAATTAATAGTCCTTTCGGTCGGGAAATTACAGGAAAAGGAGAAGGGTTTTAGATAGATGGAAATGGGAGAGAACCCGGGTAGGGGTAGTTTGGTAAAATGGATGggattttaatctttaaattattggaGTTTGGAAAATTGTCtgaaggaaaaaaggaaaaggggaaCCGGAAGGATTCATGTGAGGAGGGAGGAAAGGCCAAAAGGAGACGCTGGTTCCGGCTTTGGGAGCCTCAACAATCATTTCGGGAGGGGGGGGGCTCTGGTTTTTGTTTTACGCCATGAAGATCTCCAAGTTCTTCTTCACATGGCTGTCGCTGGAtcgtcttctttttcttcttctactttgtGCTTCTCCATCTTTTTGTGTAGTTCTAGAAGACGACATAAGGTGCCTTCGAGGGGTTAAGAATGCGCTTGTTGATCCACTCGGAAGGCTTAGTTCTTGGGATTTCAAGAACACATCTGTTGGCTATCTCTGCAACAAATTTGTCGGTCTCTCCTGCTGGAACGACCGTGAGAATCGCATTCTGAGTCTCGAGCTTAGAGATATGAAGCTTTCCGGTTCGATTTCTGAGGACTTGCAGTACTGTGTGAGTCTGCAGAAAATGGATCTGTCCGGGAATAGCTTTTCCGGTGCGATCCCGCCGCATATTTGTAAGTGGCTTCCGTATTTGGTTAGCATAGATTTGTCGAACAATCAATTTACCGGCCCTATTCCGGCTGATCTCGCCGGGTGTTCTTATCTGAATTCGTTGATTTTGTCTGATAATGGGCTTTCTGGTACAATACCAGTTGAGCTCACGAGTTTGGGTAGGCTTAACAAGTTTTCCGTTGCGAACAATCATCTCACTGGTACGATTCCCTCCTTTTTTGATAAATTTGGGAAGGAGGATTTTGATGGGAACAGTGACTTATGTGGAGGGCCTGTTGGATCGAGTTGTGGCGGGTTGAGCAAGAAGAATCTTGCGATCATTATAGCTGCTGGTGTGTTTGGTGCTGCGGCTTCTCTGTTGTTAGGTTTTGGGTTGTGGTGGTGGTATCAATCTAGAATGAACATGAAGAAGAGAAGGGGATATCGGGATGGAATTAGTGGGGATTGGGCTGATAGATTGAGAGCCTATAAGCTTGTTCAAGTTTCCTTGTTTCAAAAGCCTCTTGTGAAAGTTAAATTGGCTGATTTGATGGCTGCTACTAACAATTTCAATTCTGAAAATATTATAGTTTCTTCTAGAACTGGGACTACTTATAGAGCTGTTCTTCCAGATGGCTCTGTGCTTGCTATAAAGCGGCTCAATACCTGCAAGCTTGGTGAGAAGCTGTTTCGAATGGAGATGAACCGGTTAGGATTGATAAGGCACCCGAATTTGACACCCCTTTTGGGGTTCTGTGTTGTGGAAGAGGAAAAGCTTTTGGTTTATAAGTATATGTCTAATGGTACTTTGTCCTCTTTGTTACATGGAAATGGTGAGATATTGGATTGGCCAACTAGGTTTAGGATCGGTTTGGGTGCGGCTAGGGGTCTTGCTTGGCTTCATCATGGATGCCAACCTCCATTCATGCATCAAAACATATGTTCTAGTGTAATTCTTGTGGATGAAGACTATGATGCTAGAATCATTGATTTTGGATTAGCAAGGTTGATGTCTTCAGATTCTCACGACAGTAGTTTTGTAAATGGAGATTTAGGGGAGCTTGGTTACATCGCTCCCGAATATCCGAGCACCATGGTTGCTTCTCTGAAGGGGGATGTTTATGGATTTGGGGTTGTGCTTTTGGAGTTGGTCACTGGCCAAAAACCTCTAGAAGTCACTAAAGCAGAGGAAGGCTATAAGGGTAACTTGGTGGATTGGGTTAATCAGCTAAGTATTTCGGGTCGAATTAAGGATGTTATTGATAAAGATCTTTGTGGGAAAGGGAACGATGAGGAAATCTTacaatttatgaaaattacgATGAACTGCGTTGTTTCTCGCCCCAAGGATAGGTGGTCTATGTATCAAGTTTATCAGTCAATGAAAACCATGGCTAAAGACTACAGTTTCCCTGACCCAGATGTTGAATTCCCACTTTTATTCGGCAAGGGAGATGAACTCATGTAGTTCCAGAAAAATATCTATGGATTGAAAACATTATATAGAGAACTCGGGATTTCTACATCTTCTGGTGAGTTCTCAATGGCCCTTAATGCTAATCGTGTTGATTCCCGTCATAAGAACTTGTTTCGACATTTGTTTCGAATGGCTGTATGTACAATAAACCCGAGTTAATCTGTAGGTTCTTGAATTCTGAAGTAATTTGTCTATTATCCTTGCTTTCAATGGAGCACTGCCAATGTAGAGATTCCATGCTTTCGAGTAAAACATTTAAACTATACCACGATGGCTTGTATGTATGCTTCATAAGCTTCATTATTGTTTCTTGCATTGAAATATGTAGGATAAACTTGTTAGGATGTATATCATCTGTGTCAAGGATCCATTGAAACATCAAAACTTGAAGTCTTCATTCTTGTAAGACCTACACAAATGCtgcctttttttctctcaccCGGTTCTAATGTCTACTTGTTTCGATATCGACAACTCTTGAACCGAACCGTGCTTCTGTATCAATTTGTATATGTAGAAGTGAAGAATGTCTGATTCTCATTCTGTCAATTGTGTTGATGAGTTCGGCATTTGACtttgaaacttaaaaaattcTGAATCTGTTGTGTAT
This window encodes:
- the LOC111808279 gene encoding uncharacterized protein LOC111808279 isoform X3, which produces MEDEHQEAAARVMVSERKALCLQQDLCSVKDEAHRMLLRLKNMIDSKTHEIEIASLCHRKKVEELEAQFHEAEDVITDLRIQLKEVQSQLEKEKKDNTFSSQSTLEPDSSSPSSSQLQAVSSNLKNTKMEQIAQAMSKSVPKSIEQSSVSQVDIVHSHDSDSTSTVVRTKEHRSSRKRCPQRIHALERNFLDYSLSLGIDVKDSQVLEENEPLVKRRDKEERGLSTRTGKTDIRKNVHDAVLKRSVKIHTLRRTSGPHLKEGDVSSDKSEYQPSLMADSGNVTQNSCLPKEHKIDNYKDASRNSNGGQPKGNMKRGILNGHLPDQPTNPCDMSFVLSPCRTSINQVNDSGKSGEDHSNTTKHQRKMKKLNCLDTGLTSTDKKMMIRCTRQSKRKREAMGISDENISPGKSNAKRWLGEKLKFESEFERSDLNKESTRESRQLSQVARQVGFIFSLAILNV
- the LOC111808279 gene encoding uncharacterized protein LOC111808279 isoform X2 codes for the protein MEDEHQKMVALKKAYADIILNTVKEAAARVMVSERKALCLQQDLCSVKDEAHRMLLRLKNMIDSKTHEIEIASLCHRKKVEELEAQFHEAEDVITDLRIQLKEVQSQLEKEKKDNTFSSQSTLEPDSSSPSSSQLQAVSSNLKNTKMEQIAQAMSKSVPKSIEQSSVSQVDIVHSHDSDSTSTVVRTKEHRSSRKRCPQRIHALERNFLDYSLSLGIDVKDSQVLEENEPLVKRRDKEERGLSTRTGKTDIRKNVHDAVLKRSVKIHTLRRTSGPHLKEGDVSSDKSEYQPSLMADSGNVTQNSCLPKEHKIDNYKDASRNSNGGQPKGNMKRGILNGHLPDQPTNPCDMSFVLSPCRTSINQVNDSGKSGEDHSNTTKHQRKMKKLNCLDTGLTSTDKKMMIRCTRQSKRKREAMGISDENISPGKSNAKRWLGEKLKFESEFERSDLNKESTRESRQLSQVARQLVSLSRERWQ
- the LOC111808273 gene encoding inactive LRR receptor-like serine/threonine-protein kinase BIR2, which produces MKISKFFFTWLSLDRLLFLLLLCASPSFCVVLEDDIRCLRGVKNALVDPLGRLSSWDFKNTSVGYLCNKFVGLSCWNDRENRILSLELRDMKLSGSISEDLQYCVSLQKMDLSGNSFSGAIPPHICKWLPYLVSIDLSNNQFTGPIPADLAGCSYLNSLILSDNGLSGTIPVELTSLGRLNKFSVANNHLTGTIPSFFDKFGKEDFDGNSDLCGGPVGSSCGGLSKKNLAIIIAAGVFGAAASLLLGFGLWWWYQSRMNMKKRRGYRDGISGDWADRLRAYKLVQVSLFQKPLVKVKLADLMAATNNFNSENIIVSSRTGTTYRAVLPDGSVLAIKRLNTCKLGEKLFRMEMNRLGLIRHPNLTPLLGFCVVEEEKLLVYKYMSNGTLSSLLHGNGEILDWPTRFRIGLGAARGLAWLHHGCQPPFMHQNICSSVILVDEDYDARIIDFGLARLMSSDSHDSSFVNGDLGELGYIAPEYPSTMVASLKGDVYGFGVVLLELVTGQKPLEVTKAEEGYKGNLVDWVNQLSISGRIKDVIDKDLCGKGNDEEILQFMKITMNCVVSRPKDRWSMYQVYQSMKTMAKDYSFPDPDVEFPLLFGKGDELM
- the LOC111808279 gene encoding uncharacterized protein LOC111808279 isoform X1, with product MEDEHQKMVALKKAYADIILNTVKEAAARVMVSERKALCLQQDLCSVKDEAHRMLLRLKNMIDSKTHEIEIASLCHRKKVEELEAQFHEAEDVITDLRIQLKEVQSQLEKEKKDNTFSSQSTLEPDSSSPSSSQLQAVSSNLKNTKMEQIAQAMSKSVPKSIEQSSVSQVDIVHSHDSDSTSTVVRTKEHRSSRKRCPQRIHALERNFLDYSLSLGIDVKDSQVLEENEPLVKRRDKEERGLSTRTGKTDIRKNVHDAVLKRSVKIHTLRRTSGPHLKEGDVSSDKSEYQPSLMADSGNVTQNSCLPKEHKIDNYKDASRNSNGGQPKGNMKRGILNGHLPDQPTNPCDMSFVLSPCRTSINQVNDSGKSGEDHSNTTKHQRKMKKLNCLDTGLTSTDKKMMIRCTRQSKRKREAMGISDENISPGKSNAKRWLGEKLKFESEFERSDLNKESTRESRQLSQVARQVGFIFSLAILNV